A region from the Rosa rugosa chromosome 6, drRosRugo1.1, whole genome shotgun sequence genome encodes:
- the LOC133714564 gene encoding uncharacterized protein LOC133714564 isoform X3, translating to MSSSKSSSQHLKDAGLQSQIADAVNRHNFEARRSPKSLRDDSDVHHKDQEATELYSRARAQEEEIQFLRGQVTVACVKELRLLNEKFALEKKFADLRMAIDEKQNEATTSALNELARRKGDLEENLKLTHDLKAADDERYVFMSSMLGLLAEYGIWPHVINASAISNSLKHLHDELQWKIRTSHEQQRFDRYTDAQHLEPTANLQQYRNDFTDTKNLMLINKENPQQFTSNIDSNTTHRNMDGFILHYSVDKDVMNGRAEQMTNGTSYPHTPENTSSILQGPGIENFQIIGDAVPGGKLLGCGFPVRGTSLCMFQWVRHLQDGTREVIEGATNPEYVVTADDVDKTVAVDCIPMDDQGRQGELVRLFANDQNKIKCDPKMQLEIDTYISRGQATFSVRLLMDSAENWEPATLNLGRSGYRIKIDSTEAVVIAEKFSNDLSIKVPCGLSTQFVMTCSDGSSHPFNTQNVWMRDTLVLTMRMLQSKALDDRRKGRV from the exons atgtcttcCAGTAAGAGTTCATCTCAACACTTAAAGGATGCTGGATTGCAGAGTCAAATTGCTGATGCTGTGAACAG GCATAACTTTGAAGCACGTCGTTCTCCGAAAAGTTTAAGGGATGACAGTGATGTTCATCATAAAGATCAAGAAGCTACG GAACTTTATTCCCGAGCCAGAGCGCAGGAAGAAGAGATCCAATTTCTTCGTGGGCAAGTCACTGTTGCCTGTGTGAAG GAATTGCGGCTGTTGAACGAGAAGTTTGCATTGGAGAAGAAATTCGCTGACTTACGAATG GCAATTGATGAGAAGCAGAATGAAGCCACTACTTCTGCATTAAATGAGTTGGCCCGCAGAAAAGGTGATCTTGAAGAAAACTTGAAATTAACTCACGATTTGAAG GCTGCAGATGATGAGAGATATGTCTTCATGTCATCCATGCTTGGGTTATTGGCTGAATATGGTATTTGGCCCCATGTCATAAATGCTTCTGCCATATCCAACAGTTTAAAG CATCTGCATGATGAATTGCAGTGGAAGATTAGAACTTCACAT GAACAGCAACGTTTTGATCGTTATACTGATGCTCAACATCTGGAGCCAACTGCAAACTTGCAGCAGTACAGGAATGATTTTACAGACACGAAAAATTTGATGCTAATTAATAAAGAAAATCCACAACAGTTCACATCCAATATAGATAG TAATACAACTCACAGGAATATGGATGGCTTTATTCTGCATTATTCAGTTGATAAAGATGTTATGAATGGGAGAGCTGAACAAATGACCAATGGCACCTCATATCCTCACACACCTGAGAATACATCCTCTATTTTGCAAG GGCCTGgcatagaaaattttcagataaTTGGTGATGCTGTACCGGGAGGCAAACTTCTTGGATGTGGATTTCCAGTACGGGGGACCTCACTTTGCATGTTTCAG tgggttcgtcatcttcaagaTGGCACCAGGGAGGTTATTGAAG GTGCTACAAATCCAGAATATGTAGTTACAGCTGACGATGTTGATAAAACTGTTGCTGTTGACTGCATACCAATGGATGACCAAGGCCGCCAG GGGGAACTAGTGAGGCTTTTTGCTAATGATCAGAACAAAATTAAATGTG ACCCGAAGATGCAGCTGGAGATTGACACATATATTTCTAGAGGACAAGCCACTTTTAGTGTTCGACTACTG ATGGATTCTGCTGAGAATTGGGAGCCAGCAACTTTAAATCTGGGAAGGTCAGGCTATCGGATCAAGATCGATAGCACAGAAGCTGTTGTTATTGCAGAGAAATTCTCAAATGATTTATCA ATCAAAGTTCCTTGTGGCTTATCAACTCAATTTGTGATGACATGTTCTGATGGATCTTCTCATCCTTTCAACACACAGAATGTTTG GATGCGTGATACTCTTGTGTTGACGATGAGAATGCTACAAAGCAAG GCACTGGATGACAGAAGAAAAGGAAGGGTGTAA
- the LOC133714564 gene encoding uncharacterized protein LOC133714564 isoform X1 encodes MSSSKSSSQHLKDAGLQSQIADAVNRHNFEARRSPKSLRDDSDVHHKDQEATELYSRARAQEEEIQFLRGQVTVACVKELRLLNEKFALEKKFADLRMAIDEKQNEATTSALNELARRKGDLEENLKLTHDLKAADDERYVFMSSMLGLLAEYGIWPHVINASAISNSLKHLHDELQWKIRTSHEQQRFDRYTDAQHLEPTANLQQYRNDFTDTKNLMLINKENPQQFTSNIDSNTTHRNMDGFILHYSVDKDVMNGRAEQMTNGTSYPHTPENTSSILQGPGIENFQIIGDAVPGGKLLGCGFPVRGTSLCMFQWVRHLQDGTREVIEGATNPEYVVTADDVDKTVAVDCIPMDDQGRQGELVRLFANDQNKIKCDPKMQLEIDTYISRGQATFSVRLLMDSAENWEPATLNLGRSGYRIKIDSTEAVVIAEKFSNDLSIKVPCGLSTQFVMTCSDGSSHPFNTQNVWMRDTLVLTMRMLQSKLIDERLCYAQERKTRSKLQLTSQA; translated from the exons atgtcttcCAGTAAGAGTTCATCTCAACACTTAAAGGATGCTGGATTGCAGAGTCAAATTGCTGATGCTGTGAACAG GCATAACTTTGAAGCACGTCGTTCTCCGAAAAGTTTAAGGGATGACAGTGATGTTCATCATAAAGATCAAGAAGCTACG GAACTTTATTCCCGAGCCAGAGCGCAGGAAGAAGAGATCCAATTTCTTCGTGGGCAAGTCACTGTTGCCTGTGTGAAG GAATTGCGGCTGTTGAACGAGAAGTTTGCATTGGAGAAGAAATTCGCTGACTTACGAATG GCAATTGATGAGAAGCAGAATGAAGCCACTACTTCTGCATTAAATGAGTTGGCCCGCAGAAAAGGTGATCTTGAAGAAAACTTGAAATTAACTCACGATTTGAAG GCTGCAGATGATGAGAGATATGTCTTCATGTCATCCATGCTTGGGTTATTGGCTGAATATGGTATTTGGCCCCATGTCATAAATGCTTCTGCCATATCCAACAGTTTAAAG CATCTGCATGATGAATTGCAGTGGAAGATTAGAACTTCACAT GAACAGCAACGTTTTGATCGTTATACTGATGCTCAACATCTGGAGCCAACTGCAAACTTGCAGCAGTACAGGAATGATTTTACAGACACGAAAAATTTGATGCTAATTAATAAAGAAAATCCACAACAGTTCACATCCAATATAGATAG TAATACAACTCACAGGAATATGGATGGCTTTATTCTGCATTATTCAGTTGATAAAGATGTTATGAATGGGAGAGCTGAACAAATGACCAATGGCACCTCATATCCTCACACACCTGAGAATACATCCTCTATTTTGCAAG GGCCTGgcatagaaaattttcagataaTTGGTGATGCTGTACCGGGAGGCAAACTTCTTGGATGTGGATTTCCAGTACGGGGGACCTCACTTTGCATGTTTCAG tgggttcgtcatcttcaagaTGGCACCAGGGAGGTTATTGAAG GTGCTACAAATCCAGAATATGTAGTTACAGCTGACGATGTTGATAAAACTGTTGCTGTTGACTGCATACCAATGGATGACCAAGGCCGCCAG GGGGAACTAGTGAGGCTTTTTGCTAATGATCAGAACAAAATTAAATGTG ACCCGAAGATGCAGCTGGAGATTGACACATATATTTCTAGAGGACAAGCCACTTTTAGTGTTCGACTACTG ATGGATTCTGCTGAGAATTGGGAGCCAGCAACTTTAAATCTGGGAAGGTCAGGCTATCGGATCAAGATCGATAGCACAGAAGCTGTTGTTATTGCAGAGAAATTCTCAAATGATTTATCA ATCAAAGTTCCTTGTGGCTTATCAACTCAATTTGTGATGACATGTTCTGATGGATCTTCTCATCCTTTCAACACACAGAATGTTTG GATGCGTGATACTCTTGTGTTGACGATGAGAATGCTACAAAGCAAG CTTATTGATGAAAGATTGTGTTATGCTCAAGAAAGAAAAACGCGTAGCAAGTTGCAATTGACATCTCAAGCTTGA
- the LOC133714564 gene encoding uncharacterized protein LOC133714564 isoform X2 — protein sequence MSSSKSSSQHLKDAGLQSQIADAVNRHNFEARRSPKSLRDDSDVHHKDQEATELYSRARAQEEEIQFLRGQVTVACVKELRLLNEKFALEKKFADLRMAIDEKQNEATTSALNELARRKGDLEENLKLTHDLKAADDERYVFMSSMLGLLAEYGIWPHVINASAISNSLKHLHDELQWKIRTSHEQQRFDRYTDAQHLEPTANLQQYRNDFTDTKNLMLINKENPQQFTSNIDRNMDGFILHYSVDKDVMNGRAEQMTNGTSYPHTPENTSSILQGPGIENFQIIGDAVPGGKLLGCGFPVRGTSLCMFQWVRHLQDGTREVIEGATNPEYVVTADDVDKTVAVDCIPMDDQGRQGELVRLFANDQNKIKCDPKMQLEIDTYISRGQATFSVRLLMDSAENWEPATLNLGRSGYRIKIDSTEAVVIAEKFSNDLSIKVPCGLSTQFVMTCSDGSSHPFNTQNVWMRDTLVLTMRMLQSKLIDERLCYAQERKTRSKLQLTSQA from the exons atgtcttcCAGTAAGAGTTCATCTCAACACTTAAAGGATGCTGGATTGCAGAGTCAAATTGCTGATGCTGTGAACAG GCATAACTTTGAAGCACGTCGTTCTCCGAAAAGTTTAAGGGATGACAGTGATGTTCATCATAAAGATCAAGAAGCTACG GAACTTTATTCCCGAGCCAGAGCGCAGGAAGAAGAGATCCAATTTCTTCGTGGGCAAGTCACTGTTGCCTGTGTGAAG GAATTGCGGCTGTTGAACGAGAAGTTTGCATTGGAGAAGAAATTCGCTGACTTACGAATG GCAATTGATGAGAAGCAGAATGAAGCCACTACTTCTGCATTAAATGAGTTGGCCCGCAGAAAAGGTGATCTTGAAGAAAACTTGAAATTAACTCACGATTTGAAG GCTGCAGATGATGAGAGATATGTCTTCATGTCATCCATGCTTGGGTTATTGGCTGAATATGGTATTTGGCCCCATGTCATAAATGCTTCTGCCATATCCAACAGTTTAAAG CATCTGCATGATGAATTGCAGTGGAAGATTAGAACTTCACAT GAACAGCAACGTTTTGATCGTTATACTGATGCTCAACATCTGGAGCCAACTGCAAACTTGCAGCAGTACAGGAATGATTTTACAGACACGAAAAATTTGATGCTAATTAATAAAGAAAATCCACAACAGTTCACATCCAATATAGATAG GAATATGGATGGCTTTATTCTGCATTATTCAGTTGATAAAGATGTTATGAATGGGAGAGCTGAACAAATGACCAATGGCACCTCATATCCTCACACACCTGAGAATACATCCTCTATTTTGCAAG GGCCTGgcatagaaaattttcagataaTTGGTGATGCTGTACCGGGAGGCAAACTTCTTGGATGTGGATTTCCAGTACGGGGGACCTCACTTTGCATGTTTCAG tgggttcgtcatcttcaagaTGGCACCAGGGAGGTTATTGAAG GTGCTACAAATCCAGAATATGTAGTTACAGCTGACGATGTTGATAAAACTGTTGCTGTTGACTGCATACCAATGGATGACCAAGGCCGCCAG GGGGAACTAGTGAGGCTTTTTGCTAATGATCAGAACAAAATTAAATGTG ACCCGAAGATGCAGCTGGAGATTGACACATATATTTCTAGAGGACAAGCCACTTTTAGTGTTCGACTACTG ATGGATTCTGCTGAGAATTGGGAGCCAGCAACTTTAAATCTGGGAAGGTCAGGCTATCGGATCAAGATCGATAGCACAGAAGCTGTTGTTATTGCAGAGAAATTCTCAAATGATTTATCA ATCAAAGTTCCTTGTGGCTTATCAACTCAATTTGTGATGACATGTTCTGATGGATCTTCTCATCCTTTCAACACACAGAATGTTTG GATGCGTGATACTCTTGTGTTGACGATGAGAATGCTACAAAGCAAG CTTATTGATGAAAGATTGTGTTATGCTCAAGAAAGAAAAACGCGTAGCAAGTTGCAATTGACATCTCAAGCTTGA